In one Dermochelys coriacea isolate rDerCor1 chromosome 20, rDerCor1.pri.v4, whole genome shotgun sequence genomic region, the following are encoded:
- the LOC119846070 gene encoding galactosylceramide sulfotransferase-like, which translates to MEQHNQGSRLALRIPGFYSQGCRLSPLPSLALSPILSTSRFRLSSVGLDLAMQHLGAPNPPPLSHHREVGRTSPTEMLQGKSSGRPPPNVVFVKTHKTGSSTLQNILFRLGERRNLTVAFPRYTYQFAYPQRFAATFVEPLPPGAARYNLLLSHLRLAASEVQRVMPPDSLYLTILRDPVRTFQSVFAYYRSTVPAFRPFANHTQPLAAFLQAPARYYDLADMGNGLARNPMAFDLGLAAGGEEGGSRWDWELERLNRTFHLVLIAEHFDESLLLARELLGLRLEELAYVRINARQGAADEAAAPGLARRIRAWNWLDVQLYRYFQAVLWRRVERYGYTRMKGELDALRLLLRETRETCLAGEAVGPEETADELRPWQPDTAAILGYNLRPSLPPAQHASCYRLVLPELQYHAHLYYRQYGREMCCLPRD; encoded by the coding sequence ATGGAGCAGCACAaccagggctccaggctggcactcaggatacctgggttttattcccagggctgcaggctgagtcccctccccagcctggcccttTCTCCCATCCTGTCCACCAGTCGATTCAGACTCAGCTCAGTGGGGCTGGACCTGGCCATGCAGCACCTGGGGGCCCCTAACCCACCCCCTCTGTCCCACCACAGGGAGGTGGGTAGAACCAGCCCCACTGAGATGCTGCAGGGGAAGAGCTCTGGCCGCCCTCCCCCCAACGTGGTGTTCGTGAAGACCCACAAGACGGGCAGTAGCACCCTGCAGAACATCCTCTTCCGTCTGGGCGAGCGGCGTAATCTCACCGTGGCCTTCCCTCGCTACACCTACCAGTTCGCCTACCCCCAGCGCTTTGCTGCCACCTTTGTGGAGCCGCTGCCGCCGGGCGCTGCCCGCTACAACCTGCTGCTCAGCCACCTGCGGCTGGCAGCCAGCGAGGTGCAACGGGTCATGCCCCCGGACAGCCTCTACCTCACCATCCTGCGTGACCCCGTCCGCACCTTCCAGTCCGTCTTCGCCTACTACCGCAGCACCGTACCTGCCTTCCGGCCCTTCGCCAACCACACCCAGCCCCTGGCTGCCTTCCTGCAGGCCCCGGCGCGGTACTACGACCTGGCTGACATGGGCAACGGGCTGGCCAGGAACCCCATGGCCTTTGACCTGGGGCTGGCGGCCggcggggaggaagggggcagccggtgggactgggagctggagCGGCTGAACCGGACCTTCCACCTGGTGCTCATCGCTGAGCACTTCGACGAGTCCCTGCTGCTGGCAcgggagctgctggggctgcgGCTGGAGGAGCTGGCCTACGTGCGGATCAACGCCCGCCAGGGGGCTGCAGACGAGGCTGCGGCACCGGGGCTGGCGCGGCGGATCCGGGCGTGGAACTGGCTGGATGTACAGCTCTATCGGTACTTCCAGGCCGTGCTGTGGCGCCGGGTGGAACGTTACGGCTACACGCGCATGAAGGGCGAGCTGGACGCCCTGCGCTTGCTGCTGCGGGAGACCCGGGAGACCTGCCTGGCCGGGGAGGCCGTGGGGCCGGAGGAGACAGCAGACGAGCTGCGGCCCTGGCAGCCTGACACCGCTGCCATCCTGGGCTACAACCTGCGGCCCAGCCTCCCACCGGCCCAGCATGCCAGCTGCTATCGCCTGGTGCTGCCGGAGCTGCAGTATCACGCCCACCTTTACTACCGGCAGTATGGCAGGGAGATGTGCTGCCTGCCGCGTGACTag
- the ATG4D gene encoding cysteine protease ATG4D, whose amino-acid sequence MNSISPASVQYVSQDELRHSDGRKLFNPRAGSQDGSCNGLFPGGAQSGQPSEPDEVDKIKNKLLSAWNNVKYGWTVKTKTNFSKLSPIYLFGHVYCFEVEEDVERFQKDFASRIWLTYRREFQQLEGTVWTTDCGWGCMLRSGQMILAQGLLLHFLGSNWTWPDALFTTSLVEMDPMKPLSPARPGRTGLQQLPTLSVDRGRDHWGIWAPLRPLSPQELEKERSHRMIVSWFADHPQAPFGIHRLVELGRSSGKKAGDWYGPSIAAHIVRKAVEGCLEGSSLAVYVSQDCTVYKGDVARLVSGSDGRTVPDPGAKRKAVIILVPMRLGGETLNPVYVDCVKELLKLELCIGIIGGKPKHSLYFVGYQDDFLLYLDPHYCQPFVDTTKENFPLESFHCSSPRKMAFSKMDPSCTIGFYARDGQELNMLCSELTRVLNSSSAKEKYPMFTLMEGQAQEYGLAELCSRFSQQAVQLPKRREAKKPSSDEFVFL is encoded by the exons ATGAATTCCATCTCGCCTGCCTCGGTGCAGTATGTCAGCCAGGACGAGCTGCGCCATTCAGATGGCAGGAAGCTCTTTAACCCCAGGGCCGGGAGCCAGGATGGGAGCTGCAATGGGCTGTTCCCAGGGGGGGCGCAGAGCGGCCAGCCCAGCGAACCTGATGAGGTGGACAAGATCAAGAACAAGCTTCTCTCAGCCTGGAACAACGTGAAATACG gATGGACGGTCAAGACTAAAACCAACTTCAGCAAGCTGTCCCCCATATACCTCTTCGGCCACGTCTATTGCTTCGAGGTGGAGG AGGACGTGGAGCGATTCCAGAAGGACTTTGCCTCCCGCATCTGGCTCACCTACCGCCGGGAGTTCCAGCAGCTGGAGGGCACCGTGTGGACCACGGACTGCGGCTGGGGATGCATGCTCCGCAGCGGGCAGATGATTCTCGCCCAAGGGCTCCTTCTGCATTTCCTCGGCAGCA ACTGGACCTGGCCCGATGCCTTGTTCACCACCAGCCTGGTGGAGATGGACCCCATGAAACCTCTCTCTCCTGCCCGGCCTGGCAGAACCGGCTTGCAGCAGCTGCCTACCCTCTCCGTGGACAGAGGCAGGGACCACTGGGGCATCTGGGCCCCTCTGCGCCCCCTTAGCCcacaggagctggagaaggagcgCAGCCACCGCATGATCGTCTCATGGTTCGCAGATCACCCTCAGGCACCCTTCGGCATCCACCGGCtggtggagctggggaggagctcGGGGAAGAAAGCCGGGGACTGGTACGGCCCCTCCATTGCTGCCCACATTGTCAG GAAAGCGGTCGAAGGCTGTTTGGAAGGCAGCAGCCTGGCTGTCTACGTATCTCAGGACTGCACAG TGTACAAGGGGGACGTGGCGAGACTGGTGTCGGGGAGCGACGGCCGGACTGTGCCTGATCCTGGCGCCAAGCGGAAAGCTGTCATCATCCTGGTGCCCATGCGCCTGGGCGGGGAGACCCTCAATCCTGTCTATGTAGATTGCGTGAAG GAGCTTCTGAAGCTGGAGCTCTGCATCGGGATCATCGGTGGGAAGCCCAAGCACTCGCTCTACTTCGTGGGCTACCAAG ACGACTTCCTGCTGTACCTGGACCCCCACTACTGCCAGCCCTTTGTGGACACCACCAAGGAGAACTTCCCCCTGGAG TCGTTCCACTGCAGCTCACCCCGCAAAATGGCCTTCAGCAAAATGGATCCCAGCTGCACCATCGGCTTCTACGCCCGCGATGGGCAGGAGTTGAACATGCTGTGCTCAGAGTTGACCAGG gtaCTGAACTCCTCGTCGGCCAAGGAGAAGTACCCCATGTTCACgttgatggaggggcaggcgcaGGAGTATGGGCTGGCCGAGCTGtgctcccgcttctcccagcaggCTGTGCAGCTCCCCAAGCGCCGCGAGGCCAAGAAGCCCAGCTCGGACGAGTTCGTCTTTCTGTGA